The segment CACCTTTATTCAAAAAGCCGCTTCCCTTTCTGCCCCAACGGGTGGGTGTGATAACAGCACCGGATGGAGCAGCGATCAGGGATATCATTACCACAATTCAACGCCGTTCTTCGATTGTTCATATTCTGCTCTTTCCTGTCTCTGTTCAGGGGGAAGGAGCGGGACAGGAGATCGCCGATGCCTTGGATCGCGTGAATGAACAGGGTGAAGCAGATGTCGTGATTGTGGGAAGAGGCGGAGGTTCTTTGGAAGAGTTGTGGGCTTTCAACGAAGAGTCCGTGGCAAGGAGTATTTTCCGATCCCGCATCCCTGTAGTTTCCGCAGTGGGGCATGAAACGGATTTCACCATTTCTGACTTTGCGGCGGATGTCAGAGCCGCAACCCCCACTGCCGCCGCGGAATTGGTGGTTCCCTGTCTGGAGGATCTGGAAAAGGGGTTATCGGGTTTACGCCAACGTTTGTTCCGTGCCCAAACACAGTTGTTGAAAGAGGCGAACCAACGATTGCAAAGAGCTTTGGAGCGATCCTATCTCCGCCGGCCTGGTTTTCGGCTTGAACAATATGAACAGCAATTGGACTATGTGACGCAGAATCTCATCCGAACCATGGACAGCCGCTTGGGACCCTACCAATATAAGCTGGAGAGATTGCTGTATCGGTTATATACACATCAACCCCAAATGCGTATAAAAGAAAGCAAAGAACAGTTGGCTCTGCTGAAACGGGAACATATTGCCAATATCAAGAAAATTTACGGGCATCAAAGGGAACGGTGGTTCCGGAGATTGGATCGGCTGGATGCTTTAAGCCCGTTAAAGGTGATGAAAAGGGGATATTCACTGGTCTACCGCTATCATGAGCAGGAGTTGGTCAAATCTGTGAAACAACTTCAAACCGGGGACCTGATACGTGTCCGTTTGTCGGATGGAAAGCTGAAATGCCAAGTTTGGGGAACGGAGGGATACCCCGATGAGCCGGAATGAGACCGAACAGTGGGAGTCATTACCTTTTGAAGAGGCGATGGAAAAGTTAGAGGGTGTCGTGGAACAACTGGAAAGTGGTGATGTTCCCCTGGAAAAGGCAATTCAGCTTTTTGAACAGGGGATGAAATTATCCCGAATCTGCGGTGCCAAACTGGAACGATTGGAACAGCAAGTAGAAATACTGGTACAGGAAAATGGAGATTGGGTAAAAAAACCCTTTCAAACAGAAGAGGAGCCGGAGTAACGGTGCAAGATATTCAGCGATATATGAAGAGTAAAGCAGGGAAAGTGGAGCAGGAAATGATTGTTCATCTGGAGAAATCTCCTGAGATCCCTTCCACTCTCAAAGATGCGATGACCTATTCCCTCATGGCGGGAGGAAAGCGGCTGCGACCTGTGTTGATGTTGGCTGCCTGTGAAGCGCTGGGGGGAAGTGAAGAAAAAGCTTTGCCTTTTGCTTGTGCAATAGAGATGATTCATACATATTCTTTGATTCATGATGATTTACCCTCCATGGATAATGATGATTACCGCAGAGGACGGCTTACAAATCACAAAGTTTACGGGGAAGCTCTGGCTATATTG is part of the Kroppenstedtia pulmonis genome and harbors:
- the xseB gene encoding exodeoxyribonuclease VII small subunit, translated to MSRNETEQWESLPFEEAMEKLEGVVEQLESGDVPLEKAIQLFEQGMKLSRICGAKLERLEQQVEILVQENGDWVKKPFQTEEEPE
- the xseA gene encoding exodeoxyribonuclease VII large subunit, which gives rise to MSVEEREMMNITDLVRYLSMVMDQDELLSNVWVQGEISNFKHHSRGHMYFTLKDEQTRIRAVMFAGNNRRLRFYPKDGDHVSVRGRVAVYQRDGQVQLYVSYMRQSGVGDLFAAYQELKEKLEEEGVFSPLFKKPLPFLPQRVGVITAPDGAAIRDIITTIQRRSSIVHILLFPVSVQGEGAGQEIADALDRVNEQGEADVVIVGRGGGSLEELWAFNEESVARSIFRSRIPVVSAVGHETDFTISDFAADVRAATPTAAAELVVPCLEDLEKGLSGLRQRLFRAQTQLLKEANQRLQRALERSYLRRPGFRLEQYEQQLDYVTQNLIRTMDSRLGPYQYKLERLLYRLYTHQPQMRIKESKEQLALLKREHIANIKKIYGHQRERWFRRLDRLDALSPLKVMKRGYSLVYRYHEQELVKSVKQLQTGDLIRVRLSDGKLKCQVWGTEGYPDEPE